Below is a genomic region from Pectobacterium polaris.
GTAAGGCGACGGCCTTTAATCAACAGTTCACCATTACTGAGCTTCACATTCAGCAAGCCTGCCGGACCGTGGCAAACGGCACTGATGATGTCATTTTTCTCGTACATGGTACGCACGATGTTGATCAACTCAGGATTGTTGACGAAATCCCACATGGGTCCATGTCCTCCAACCAGCAGGATCGCGCTATATTTCGCGGGATCAACCTTTGCCAGCGGGATTGAATTAGCCAGTTTGTTGCGGTGTTCCGGGTTAGTCCAGAAATCCAGACTCGCCCGATCTTTGAGATCGAATCCGTCAAACGGAGGCATCCCACCTTTGGGACTGGCGATATCGTAAGACAGACCGACTTTGTCGAATACTTCGACCGGGTGAGTCAATTCAGGAAGCCAGAAGCCGCCAACGAGATCGGGTGTTTTTTTATCCAAACTGGAGACGACGATTAAGACCTTCTCTTCTTTCAGATTGGCTTGAGCGAAAACGGGGGAGGCTGCGGCAAACACAGCCATCGCGGCGATAAGACCAGCACAGCGCTTGATGATTGACATAAAAAACTCCTTTCAGCAGGTGGTGATGGTCGCCACTATATCCGTGATAATGGGTTGAAAACAGGCGGTAAAAGCGGAATGCATTGTTTAAAAAATCGATGTAATCACTTTATATTGGTGTGATAAATTATCGTAAAATGCGTTTGATGATCCCTGTGTTGTATGATGATGAGGAACCCTGATGGGGCAATCCGATAGCTTTGATGGACTGGCAGAATTTCTGGCTATAGCGAAACGCTTGAGCATTCGCAAAGCTGCGCTCGATCTGGGTAAGACGCCGGGATCGGTGAGCTTGTCGCTCCAGAAGCTGGAGCATCGCCTCGGCGTGCTACTGTTCCACCGCACGACGCGCAAGATGGCATTGACGGAAGCAGGGGAAGATCTGCTGCTGAGAATCGGGCCTGCGGCACACGTTATCGCAACAGGTTTTGAAGATGTGGCTCAATCGGCAAAAAAACCATCGGGGACGTTGAAGCTGATCGTAGAACGCCTGGCATTACCCCATGTCATCGAGCCGCTCATCCCTGCATTTCGTCAGGCATGGCCGAATTTGAATATCGATATCACGGTGAGTAATCGTCACGATAACTTCGTCTCTGGAGGCTATGATGCTGGCATCATGATCGGTTCCTATATCGAACAGGATATGATTGCAGTACGGCTCTCCCCACCATTTAAGTGGGCGGTATTCGGTTCGCCGGAATATTTCAAAGCGAACGGTAAGCCTAAAGCGACGCGCGATCTGGTGCATCACGAATGTATTCGCTTTCGTCGCCCTGAAAAGGGAGATATTTATCGGTGGGAGTTTGTCGAAAATAAAGAAACGGTAAGAGTTGAGCCAGCCGGCACAATTACCGTGAACGATGGCGAGCTCATGCGTAGCCTCGCGGTCAGGGGCGTTGGGCTTATTTACTCATCCACTTTCCATACCTCACGCGAACTGGCAAACGGCACGCTGGAAGCCGCGTTACTCGATCTCTCGCCGGGAAATGACGGCCTCTTTCTTTATTTCTCAAGAGCCGCGAGGAATCAACCCAAATTGCGTGC
It encodes:
- a CDS encoding type 1 glutamine amidotransferase domain-containing protein, which encodes MSIIKRCAGLIAAMAVFAAASPVFAQANLKEEKVLIVVSSLDKKTPDLVGGFWLPELTHPVEVFDKVGLSYDIASPKGGMPPFDGFDLKDRASLDFWTNPEHRNKLANSIPLAKVDPAKYSAILLVGGHGPMWDFVNNPELINIVRTMYEKNDIISAVCHGPAGLLNVKLSNGELLIKGRRLTGFTAEEEASRNYDKIVPFELEAALKKDGATFEEAPIFENKVVVDGRLITGQNPASAQALGEAVVKALQAK
- a CDS encoding LysR family transcriptional regulator, whose amino-acid sequence is MGQSDSFDGLAEFLAIAKRLSIRKAALDLGKTPGSVSLSLQKLEHRLGVLLFHRTTRKMALTEAGEDLLLRIGPAAHVIATGFEDVAQSAKKPSGTLKLIVERLALPHVIEPLIPAFRQAWPNLNIDITVSNRHDNFVSGGYDAGIMIGSYIEQDMIAVRLSPPFKWAVFGSPEYFKANGKPKATRDLVHHECIRFRRPEKGDIYRWEFVENKETVRVEPAGTITVNDGELMRSLAVRGVGLIYSSTFHTSRELANGTLEAALLDLSPGNDGLFLYFSRAARNQPKLRAFIDVCSQIIKT